tataaatcacTCATTATACCATATTTTCACCCAAtcttggattcaatctttttgtcaacttgttctctttcaattaggactggttttatatttctgtttgcaCCTGATTAATCATGGGCCTCATTTATCTGAGAGTAGGCATCTCATTTTTTgagtaaaaaacaaataatttatgaGTAAATttggaaatatgaaaaaaaaatatgaaaaaaatggctACTGTTGATCACACTAGTCTACTCTAATGTTTCACCAGGAattttgttttgaaacttttgttttgtaaaaaatatggcacatagtcacacttgtggtgttcccggtcaaaaatgaccggcctataaaaaatagcttataaatcacTCATTATACCATATTTTCACCCAAtcttggattcaatctttttgtcaacttgttctctttcaattaggactggttttatatttctgtttgcaTCTGATTAATCATGGGCCTCATTTATCTGAGAGTAGGCATCTCATTTTTTgagtaaaaaacaaataatttatgaGTAAATTtggaaatatgaaaataaaaatatgaaaaaaatggctACTGTTGATCACACTAGTCTACTCTAATGTTTCACCAGGAattttgttttgaaacttttgttttgtaaaaaatatggcacatagtcacacttgtggtgttcccggtcaaaaatgaccggcctataaaaaatagcttataaatcacTCATTATACCATATTTCACCCAAtcttggattcaatctttttgtcaacttgttctCTTTCAATTAGGACTGGTTTTGCATTTAATTTTCAAACTATTTAATTGTAGGAGTCATTTATCCGAGCTTATGCACCTATCCGCCTCTGTATCAGGGGGGTCACCATGGATTTCCCCAGCTCTTCTAGGAACAGCCTCCTACTGAAGGTTTTCCCCTCTTTCCACCCTGGATTCACCTCCATCCATGCTACAAACGCATTGTAGGCTGAGACATCGAGGATGTTAAAAAACAACACCATGGGCCATCGTAGTGTTTTTCTCTTGCAGGAGTATGTGCCAGTAaccttaaaacacacacacacacacacacacacacacaacacaataattataatattaccatATTAGAGAAttgtaatattacaatataaaacaattaggtaataaaaaaaataaaaaaatagcataCCTTATCAAGGTTATCAACTCCCCCTTTGTTTTCGTTGTAGTACAGGATGGCTTCTGGTTTCCTGTCCTCCCTGGTACTCACACGGGCATCTTTGAGCAGAGTTGACATCAGTAGGACATTTTTCCTTTTCTTCGGGCAGTATGACACAAGTGCATGTGTGTCGGTGAAGGCGAACTTGGTGGAAAAAAGATCCCTGTTCATGTTGGTCACTAGTGCAGGAGGAAGCTCAGTCTTGTTCCTTCTGATTGTCCCCACCATGGTGGTTTTTTTTCGCAGTAGCTCTTTGCCAAGATTATAGGAAGTGTAAAAATTATCACATACCACTGTATGTCCTTGCAGACCTTCTGTCATTTCAAGGACAACTCTCTGGCCCTGGTTTTTTTCTGGAACACCACTTGACGATTTTCCTGTATAGACCTGCATATTCCATGCATAGCTGCTTTTGGAGTCACATGCTGTCCAAAGCTTTATCCCGTATTTGGCAGGTTTGTTGGGGATATATTGTTTGAATCTGCACCTCCCTCTGAAAGCAACTAAGCGCTCATCCACTGTAACTGCTGGACCTGGGTTGTAGATGAGTGGCAGCCTCTCCACCCACTTGTCCCAGAGCTCTCGAATTGGAGCAAGCTTGTCATTTTGATGGCGTTGATGTCTTGTCTCTCTATTGTCAAATCGAATTACCCGTGACAACACGTGAAATGTCTGTTGTGACATTGTGGCGCGGAAAATTGCCCGACCTGTGTCTGCATCCCATAAACTGTCGGTGGATTCATTTCGGGATCTGTAGACCCCAGCCAAAATCAAGAGACCCATATATGCCTGGATGTCTGTTGAATCAACTGTCTTCCACTTGTCTTTGAAGACTCTTCTCCCCTCTAAATTAGTCATGGATATGACTATGTTTTCGATTGGCTCCGTCACAAACAAGTTGAAGCATGATTGTATGTCATCAATTCGGGATATGGCATATCTTGTTAGCCCtgcccacatggaaaaaacctatataaacatatatgtttcaatataggttttgatataggttttacatatatgtgacatatataaaattggccgttttcctatattattatatatacatatatgtacatatatgtacacataatataggaaaacggccaattttatatatgtcacatatattaaaaacctatatcaaacctatattgaaacatatatgtttatataggttttttccatgtgggaccaatttcacgtgttcgtgtagcggtgtgttttctgcgttgtgtcgtaatcaaagacagactgcgaaaaattttgccatcaggtcctcactttattctgtataacacaaatggcaatatatgaggacttgtgcagcatacaaacagcatgcggcagcaacgcacaacgctgagaaagagagatattaaaagtaacttaagtaaagaaaaataatcaacgaaacatctgaatgta
Above is a window of Megalobrama amblycephala isolate DHTTF-2021 linkage group LG11, ASM1881202v1, whole genome shotgun sequence DNA encoding:
- the LOC125278100 gene encoding piggyBac transposable element-derived protein 4-like, coding for MWAGLTRYAISRIDDIQSCFNLFVTEPIENIVISMTNLEGRRVFKDKWKTVDSTDIQAYMGLLILAGVYRSRNESTDSLWDADTGRAIFRATMSQQTFHVLSRVIRFDNRETRHQRHQNDKLAPIRELWDKWVERLPLIYNPGPAVTVDERLVAFRGRCRFKQYIPNKPAKYGIKLWTACDSKSSYAWNMQVYTGKSSSGVPEKNQGQRVVLEMTEGLQGHTVVCDNFYTSYNLGKELLRKKTTMVGTIRRNKTELPPALVTNMNRDLFSTKFAFTDTHALVSYCPKKRKNVLLMSTLLKDARVSTREDRKPEAILYYNENKGGVDNLDKVTGTYSCKRKTLRWPMVLFFNILDVSAYNAFVAWMEVNPGWKEGKTFSRRLFLEELGKSMVTPLIQRRIGA